A section of the Pleuronectes platessa chromosome 7, fPlePla1.1, whole genome shotgun sequence genome encodes:
- the parp16 gene encoding protein mono-ADP-ribosyltransferase PARP16 has product MQPPLPTEAVRELVCSCLHRDPVAADLRCSLFVAAAQNYKRDSLLRPFPPRYLSDDNKDFEELLGDVKSLPGVRELVRLRPGEADHHLALTHWILSSNSFAVKTLQKDEYAKLCSLTENEGVSAPVPDFLFEVDYCDQLNARFEKTRAGRDVFYAFHGSRLENFHSIIHNGLHCHLNKNSVFGEGTYLTSDLSMAVLYSPHSSSWKDSLLGSLLSCVALCEVIDHPDVKCQVKKKDSETIDRQRSRAKNSEGGDVPQKYFVVTNNQLLRVKYLLVYSQKRHLSRHSRSSSWFTRHHFAIMMSLYLLLLIFIGAFNSNTFVSFWSRLFR; this is encoded by the exons ATGCAGCCTCCGCTCCCAACCGAAGCCGTCAGAGAGCTGGTGTGCTCCTGTCTGCACAGAGACCCGGTTGCAGCAGACCTCCGCTGCAGCCTGTttgttgctgctgcacagaACTACAAGCGGGACTCTTTGCTCAGACCCTTCCCCCCCAGATACCTAAGTGATGACAATAAGGACTTTGAGGAGCTG CTGGGAGATGTGAAGTCTTTGCCTGGTGTCAGAGAGTTGGTGAGACTGCGACCTGGAGAGGCAGATCATCATCTGGCTCTCACACACTGGATTCTCTCTTCAAACAGCTTTGCTGTGAAGACACTGCAGAAGGATGAG TATGCCAAACTGTGCAGTTTGACAGAAAATGAGGGGGTGTCTGCGCCTGTGCCAGACTTCCTCTTTGAGGTGGATTACTGTGACCAGTTGAACGCCAGGTTCGAGAAGACGAGGGCAGGACGAGACGTCTTCTATGCATTCCACGGAAGCCGCCTGGAGAACTTTCACTCAATCATTCACAACGGGCTGCACTGTCACCTGAACAAG AACTCAGTGTTTGGAGAGGGGACCTACCTCACCAGTGACCTCAGCATGGCTGTCCTCTATAGtccccacagcagcagctggaaagACAGTCTCCTGGGGTCACTGCTCAGTTGCGTTGCCTTGTGTGAAGTCATTGATCATCCAGATGTTAAGTGCCAGGTCAAGAAAAAAG ATTCTGAAACTATCGATCGTCAGCGCTCCAGAGCAAAGAACAGTGAAGGAGGCGACGTCCCACAGAAGTACTTTGTTGTCACCAACAATCAGCTTCTGCGAGTCAAGTACCTGCTGGTTTACTCTCAGAAGAGGCACCTGTCCAG aCATTCCCGCAGCTCCTCCTGGTTCACGCGACACCATTTTGCCATCATGATGAGTCTCTACCTTCTGCTGCTCATATTCATCGGTGCCTTTAACTCCAACACCTTTGTATCCTTTTGGAGCAGACTCTTCAGGTGA